One Streptomyces sp. B21-105 genomic region harbors:
- a CDS encoding DUF2637 domain-containing protein, producing MNLHRKGRAALVLALVVVVAMAFRVSWNALRDIAGAIGADATAATLYPFVVDGLMALALIATLVLAGRDRTFALRVLAAYTIASLVLNYVHGLVPELHGQSVELGRVAEWDAANWMLVLLATSLPVGSIYFGSDLVAKVLHHRPAPIEAPTRNDEESTHTDRNRSSSDLTVSTPAPITPSLKPLPRPVAVGFLKSTTAIKPVRAIEQPTVPPIERHAVAAESTRPRGATGRVPEAARTPRPKRTPDELLDEARKATADWPDAKLSAEGIRREVRTSPANARALRDTLRAERGVQVA from the coding sequence ATGAACCTGCACCGCAAGGGCCGCGCCGCCCTCGTGCTTGCGCTGGTCGTCGTGGTCGCCATGGCCTTCCGGGTGTCCTGGAACGCCCTGCGCGACATCGCCGGTGCCATCGGCGCCGACGCCACGGCCGCGACGCTCTATCCGTTCGTCGTCGACGGCCTCATGGCCCTGGCCCTGATCGCCACGCTCGTGCTCGCCGGACGGGACCGGACATTCGCCCTGCGGGTGCTGGCCGCCTACACCATCGCCTCTCTCGTCCTGAACTACGTGCACGGCCTGGTCCCGGAGCTCCACGGTCAGTCGGTCGAGTTGGGCCGAGTCGCGGAGTGGGACGCGGCGAACTGGATGCTGGTGCTGCTCGCCACGTCGCTGCCGGTCGGGTCGATTTACTTCGGCTCGGACCTCGTGGCGAAGGTGCTGCACCACCGCCCCGCCCCGATCGAAGCTCCGACCAGGAATGATGAGGAATCGACTCATACCGATAGGAATCGGTCTAGTTCTGACCTCACGGTATCGACCCCGGCGCCGATCACTCCGAGCCTCAAGCCGCTGCCCCGGCCGGTGGCCGTCGGCTTCCTGAAGTCGACCACGGCGATCAAGCCGGTCCGGGCCATCGAGCAGCCGACCGTGCCGCCGATCGAGCGGCACGCGGTGGCTGCCGAGTCGACCCGACCGCGCGGGGCCACCGGCCGCGTGCCCGAGGCGGCCCGCACGCCGCGCCCGAAGCGCACCCCGGACGAGCTGCTCGACGAGGCGCGGAAGGCCACGGCCGATTGGCCGGACGCCAAGCTGAGCGCCGAGGGCATCCGCCGCGAGGTTCGTACCTCGCCGGCGAACGCTCGTGCCCTGCGCGACACCCTGCGGGCCGAGCGCGGCGTGCAGGTCGCCTGA
- a CDS encoding DUF6284 family protein, protein MNHIVTVQEAVTAFEPWIEPTDAELDAIDAEMPVIRAEMELLDAQIIVIDRTPCELDERRIRRARRRVLAAHRDHVNGLPGQTGGIA, encoded by the coding sequence ATGAACCACATCGTCACTGTTCAGGAAGCTGTTACCGCGTTCGAGCCGTGGATAGAGCCCACGGACGCGGAGCTGGACGCCATCGACGCGGAGATGCCCGTCATCCGCGCGGAGATGGAGCTGCTGGACGCACAGATCATCGTCATCGACCGCACGCCGTGCGAGCTGGACGAGCGGCGCATCCGCCGGGCCCGCCGGCGGGTGCTCGCCGCGCACCGCGACCACGTCAACGGCCTGCCCGGTCAGACGGGCGGCATCGCATGA
- a CDS encoding GntR family transcriptional regulator, with product MASKWRDLADRLAEQIRSGEYEPGAQLPQIRELVEAGEGSKATVHQAYKALEAEGLVTSTRGHGTVVRSRTPLKRLGIARYDKAKWRDGDEVAFIADRVASGRAYKRNEQTQTVSREIASSLVAEGLGVPVGSDIYARARLVKEGTQPTHTLTSYYRPEHVEGTRIVDPTPGPAGRGGGYRVLYDAGYEIDHMKEALFARVPTAEEVQLLQLPAGEPVVELHRTTYTADGTVVEFAVGIHSASRFAWEYEFKVPDSASDNGAEDSA from the coding sequence GTGGCATCCAAGTGGCGCGACCTGGCGGACAGGCTCGCGGAGCAGATCAGAAGCGGTGAGTACGAGCCGGGCGCTCAGTTGCCCCAGATCAGGGAGCTGGTCGAGGCCGGTGAGGGCTCAAAGGCCACCGTCCATCAGGCCTATAAGGCCCTTGAAGCCGAGGGGCTGGTGACGTCGACGCGCGGCCACGGAACCGTCGTGCGGTCGCGTACCCCCCTGAAGCGGCTCGGCATTGCCCGGTACGACAAGGCCAAGTGGCGCGACGGGGACGAAGTCGCGTTCATCGCCGACCGCGTAGCGTCGGGCCGTGCCTACAAGCGCAACGAGCAGACGCAGACTGTGAGCCGTGAGATCGCCAGCAGCCTCGTGGCGGAGGGCCTAGGCGTCCCGGTCGGCTCTGACATCTACGCCCGCGCCCGTCTCGTGAAGGAAGGGACGCAGCCGACCCACACTCTGACCAGTTATTACCGGCCGGAGCATGTGGAGGGGACGCGCATCGTGGACCCCACTCCCGGCCCGGCCGGCCGTGGCGGCGGATACCGGGTGCTCTACGACGCCGGTTACGAGATCGACCACATGAAAGAGGCGTTGTTCGCTCGCGTCCCGACGGCCGAGGAAGTGCAGCTCCTCCAGCTCCCGGCCGGCGAGCCGGTCGTCGAGCTGCACCGGACGACGTACACGGCGGACGGTACGGTCGTCGAGTTCGCCGTCGGCATCCATTCGGCCTCCCGCTTCGCGTGGGAGTACGAGTTCAAGGTTCCCGACTCTGCCAGCGACAACGGCGCGGAGGATTCAGCGTGA
- a CDS encoding YdcF family protein: MISEQDWQDAQLLWDYQQMHHESRPCSVAIGLGSHDLGVADTTVDLYRRGMMPLIVFTGATSRTTQDRMPRGEAEHYRDRALELGVPADVILVEPNARNTGQNITLSRALLVEHSIDVSSVLLVSKPYEERRAYATARKLWPGVEFVSASTPMTLATYVDAIQDARRVVDMLVGSLQRLMIYPAQGFLISQDVPDEAIRAYKRLVARGFTSRLVPVVI, translated from the coding sequence GTGATCTCGGAGCAGGACTGGCAGGACGCACAGCTCTTGTGGGACTACCAGCAGATGCACCACGAGTCGCGCCCCTGCTCGGTCGCCATCGGTCTCGGTAGCCACGATCTCGGCGTCGCCGACACCACCGTCGACCTGTACCGGCGCGGCATGATGCCGCTGATCGTCTTCACAGGCGCCACCAGCCGGACCACGCAGGACCGTATGCCGCGCGGTGAGGCTGAGCACTACCGGGATCGCGCATTGGAGTTGGGTGTGCCAGCCGACGTCATCCTCGTCGAGCCTAACGCCCGCAACACCGGCCAGAACATCACGCTCTCCCGTGCCCTGCTCGTGGAGCACAGCATCGACGTCTCATCAGTTCTGCTCGTCAGCAAGCCGTATGAGGAGCGTCGGGCATATGCCACCGCGCGAAAGCTGTGGCCGGGGGTGGAGTTTGTCAGTGCCTCTACCCCAATGACACTTGCCACGTATGTCGACGCAATTCAAGATGCTCGCCGTGTAGTCGACATGCTGGTCGGATCGTTGCAGCGGCTGATGATTTACCCGGCCCAGGGCTTTCTGATCTCGCAAGATGTACCTGACGAAGCGATCCGAGCCTACAAACGGCTTGTCGCTCGTGGCTTCACGAGTCGCCTGGTTCCTGTCGTAATCTGA
- a CDS encoding DNA-processing protein DprA, producing MIDDVRMRLLALCSLRMEGKSVDWALLARCALKGHLDSLCEGFIPEESAAARKALPLLREGLRERALSEHFARVQSELEQADSAGASLVTVLDPEYPENLRTVADLPPFLFYRGKLDHQADARSVAVVGTRDATELGLSRARKAARELSEAGYTISSGLARGVDTEAHRTALHFDRRTIAVIGTGITKCYPRENFDLAEEIADQGLIVSQFWPSRSPGRDTFPRRNHVTSGISLGSVVIEASGTSGAKMQARVAAEQGRHVLLLQSLVDQQPWARKMVEAQRATPVANTEQMIETLASPLRAEEVSGPTQLLFDAK from the coding sequence ATGATCGATGACGTACGTATGCGCTTGTTAGCGCTTTGCTCGCTCCGCATGGAGGGCAAGAGTGTCGATTGGGCACTACTTGCCCGGTGCGCGCTGAAGGGGCATCTCGACAGCCTGTGTGAGGGCTTCATCCCCGAAGAGTCCGCCGCAGCCCGCAAGGCCCTACCCCTGCTCCGCGAGGGACTAAGGGAACGTGCCCTGAGTGAACACTTCGCTCGCGTTCAAAGCGAGCTGGAGCAGGCTGACAGCGCCGGAGCGAGTCTGGTCACGGTGTTGGACCCTGAGTACCCCGAGAATCTAAGGACCGTGGCGGATCTTCCCCCGTTCCTGTTCTACCGTGGGAAGCTCGATCACCAAGCCGACGCACGCTCAGTCGCAGTCGTAGGTACCCGTGACGCTACGGAGTTGGGGCTCTCGCGCGCCCGCAAGGCGGCACGTGAATTGAGTGAAGCGGGATACACCATCTCGTCGGGTCTCGCTCGCGGCGTTGACACGGAGGCGCATCGAACGGCACTGCATTTCGACCGTCGGACTATCGCAGTGATTGGTACGGGTATCACAAAGTGCTACCCCAGGGAAAACTTTGATCTCGCGGAAGAAATCGCCGATCAAGGCCTGATCGTTTCCCAGTTTTGGCCTTCTCGATCTCCCGGCCGGGACACCTTCCCCCGGAGGAACCATGTGACGTCTGGCATCAGCCTGGGAAGCGTCGTAATCGAGGCGTCAGGAACTTCCGGCGCCAAGATGCAGGCACGTGTGGCGGCCGAGCAAGGCCGGCATGTGCTGTTGCTCCAGTCGCTAGTGGATCAGCAGCCATGGGCCCGCAAGATGGTCGAGGCTCAGCGAGCAACCCCCGTGGCGAATACCGAACAGATGATCGAAACCTTGGCGAGCCCTCTTCGAGCGGAGGAGGTTTCGGGCCCAACGCAGCTCCTATTTGACGCCAAGTGA